The Alphaproteobacteria bacterium genome includes a window with the following:
- the alaS gene encoding alanine--tRNA ligase, which yields MPTTSDIRTTFLDYFGRHGHEIVPSSPLVPRNDPTLMFVNAGMVQFKNVFTGAEKRDYVRATTAQKCVRAGGKHNDLENVGYTARHHTFFEMLGNFSFGDYFKDVAIEHAWNLVTKEYGLPADRLLTTVYAEDDEAYDLWRKIAGLPEDRIIRIATSDNFWAMGDTGPCGPCSEIFFDHGPGIPGGPPGSADQDGDRFIEIWNLVFMQFEQVTPDERVALPRPSIDTGMGLERIAAVLQGKHDNYDIDLMRGLIEASADASRTDPDGPGRISHRVIADHLRAGAFLIADGVLPSNDGRGYVLRRIMRRAMRHAHMLGCAEPLMHRLVPALSRAMGQAYPELVRAEPLIVETFKLEEERFKQTLGRGLGLLEEETARLGAGQPLPGAVAFKLYDTFGFPLDLTQDILRGQGRTVDQSGFDAAMEQQRALARKSWAGSGEAATEGVWFEIRQAEGATEFLGYDTVQAEGVVRAVVVDGKRVDRAEPGSTAQVVVNQTPFYAESGGQMGDVGTLVTPDGATLAVETTLKKAGDLHVHVGTVAGGALSVGDPVALEVDAGHRDRLRANHSATHLLHEALRRRLGAHVTQKGSLVAADRLRFDISHPKPIAADEIADVEAEVNARIRANGEARTRLMTPDEAIKAGALALFGEKYGDEVRVISMGDDPSGQKAYYSTELCGGTHVRHTGDIALFKIVSEGALAAGVRRIEALTGEAARDYLTREERLLLEAAASLKAPPAEVPARIAVLVEERRKLERELAQARQQIALGNVGGGSGATDGATKDVGGIAFAGRALADVPAKELKGMADALKKQIGSGVVAIVASAEGKASLVVAVTDDLTGRLSAVDLVRAGSAAIGGKGGGGRPDMAQAGGSAEADLNAALAAIEAELGTAA from the coding sequence ATGCCGACGACCAGCGACATCCGCACTACCTTCCTCGACTATTTCGGCCGGCACGGGCACGAGATCGTGCCGTCGTCGCCGTTGGTGCCGCGCAACGACCCGACGCTGATGTTCGTCAACGCCGGCATGGTCCAGTTCAAGAACGTCTTCACCGGCGCGGAGAAGCGCGACTATGTGCGCGCCACCACCGCGCAGAAGTGCGTGCGCGCCGGCGGCAAGCACAACGACCTGGAGAATGTCGGCTACACCGCGCGCCACCACACCTTCTTCGAGATGCTCGGCAATTTCTCCTTCGGCGACTATTTCAAGGACGTGGCGATCGAGCACGCCTGGAACCTGGTCACCAAGGAATACGGCCTGCCGGCCGACCGGCTGCTGACCACGGTCTATGCCGAGGACGACGAGGCCTACGATCTGTGGCGCAAGATCGCCGGGCTGCCCGAGGACCGCATCATCCGCATCGCCACGTCCGACAACTTCTGGGCGATGGGCGACACCGGCCCTTGCGGCCCGTGCTCAGAGATCTTCTTCGACCACGGCCCCGGCATCCCGGGCGGTCCGCCGGGCAGCGCCGACCAGGACGGCGACCGCTTCATCGAGATCTGGAACCTGGTGTTCATGCAGTTCGAGCAGGTCACGCCGGACGAACGGGTCGCCCTGCCGCGCCCGTCGATCGATACCGGCATGGGGCTGGAGCGCATCGCCGCGGTGCTGCAGGGCAAGCACGACAACTACGACATCGACCTGATGCGCGGGCTGATCGAGGCGTCGGCCGATGCCTCCCGCACCGACCCCGACGGACCGGGGCGGATCAGTCACCGGGTGATCGCCGACCACCTGCGCGCCGGCGCCTTCCTGATTGCCGACGGCGTGCTGCCGTCCAACGACGGCCGCGGCTACGTCCTGCGCCGGATCATGCGCCGGGCCATGCGTCACGCCCACATGCTGGGTTGTGCCGAGCCGCTGATGCACCGGCTGGTGCCGGCGCTGAGCCGGGCGATGGGGCAGGCCTATCCCGAGCTGGTCCGCGCCGAGCCTCTGATCGTCGAAACCTTCAAGCTGGAGGAGGAGCGGTTCAAGCAGACGCTGGGCCGCGGCCTCGGCCTGCTGGAAGAGGAGACCGCCCGGCTCGGCGCCGGCCAGCCGCTGCCGGGCGCGGTCGCGTTCAAGCTATACGACACCTTCGGCTTCCCGCTCGACCTGACCCAGGACATCCTGCGCGGCCAGGGCCGCACCGTCGACCAGTCCGGGTTCGACGCGGCGATGGAGCAGCAGCGCGCGCTGGCCCGCAAGTCGTGGGCCGGCTCCGGCGAGGCGGCGACCGAGGGCGTCTGGTTCGAGATCCGCCAGGCCGAGGGCGCCACCGAGTTTCTCGGCTACGACACGGTGCAGGCCGAGGGCGTGGTCCGCGCCGTCGTCGTCGACGGCAAGCGGGTCGACCGGGCCGAGCCGGGCAGCACCGCCCAGGTGGTGGTCAACCAGACCCCGTTCTATGCCGAGTCCGGCGGCCAGATGGGCGATGTCGGCACCCTGGTCACGCCCGACGGCGCCACGCTGGCGGTGGAGACCACGCTGAAGAAGGCCGGCGACCTGCACGTGCACGTCGGCACCGTGGCGGGCGGCGCGCTGTCGGTCGGCGACCCCGTGGCGCTGGAGGTCGACGCCGGCCATCGCGACCGGCTGCGCGCCAACCATTCCGCCACCCACCTGCTGCACGAGGCGCTGCGCCGCCGGCTCGGCGCGCATGTCACCCAGAAGGGCAGCCTGGTCGCCGCCGACCGGCTGCGCTTCGACATCAGCCATCCGAAGCCGATCGCGGCCGACGAGATCGCCGACGTCGAGGCCGAGGTCAACGCCCGCATCCGCGCCAACGGCGAGGCCCGCACCCGGCTGATGACGCCGGACGAGGCGATCAAGGCCGGTGCGCTGGCGCTGTTCGGCGAGAAATACGGCGACGAGGTGCGGGTGATCTCGATGGGCGACGACCCGTCCGGTCAGAAGGCCTATTACTCCACCGAGCTGTGCGGCGGCACCCACGTGCGCCACACCGGCGACATCGCCCTGTTCAAGATCGTCTCGGAAGGCGCGCTCGCCGCCGGCGTGCGCCGCATCGAGGCGCTGACCGGCGAGGCGGCGCGCGACTATCTCACCCGCGAGGAACGCCTGCTGCTGGAGGCGGCGGCCAGCCTGAAGGCACCGCCGGCAGAGGTGCCGGCGCGCATCGCCGTGCTGGTCGAGGAACGCCGCAAGCTTGAGCGCGAGCTGGCCCAGGCGCGCCAGCAGATCGCGCTCGGCAATGTCGGCGGCGGCTCCGGCGCGACCGACGGCGCCACCAAGGATGTCGGCGGCATCGCCTTCGCCGGCCGCGCGCTGGCCGACGTGCCGGCGAAGGAGCTGAAGGGCATGGCCGACGCGCTGAAGAAGCAGATCGGCTCCGGCGTCGTCGCCATCGTCGCCAGCGCCGAGGGCAAGGCCTCGCTGGTGGTCGCCGTCACCGACGATCTCACCGGCCGGCTCAGCGCGGTCGACCTGGTCCGTGCCGGCTCGGCCGCCATCGGCGGCAAGGGCGGCGGCGGCCGCCCCGACATGGCCCAGGCCGGCGGTTCCGCCGAAGCCGACCTCAACGCCGCCCTCGCCGCGATCGAGGCCGAGCTCGGCACGGCGGCCTAG
- the recA gene encoding recombinase RecA, which yields MDKQKALEAALTQIDRAFGKGSVMRLGSKEGVVEIDVVSTGSLGLDIALGIGGLPRGRVIEIYGPESSGKTTLALHVIAEAQKKGGTCAFIDAEHALDPSYARKLGVDLDDLLISQPDAGEQALEIADTLVRSGAIDVLVVDSVAALVPRAELEGEMGDVQPGMQARLMSQALRKLTGSIARSNCMVIFINQIRLKIGVMFGNPETTSGGNALKFYASVRLDIRRIGAIKDKDEVVGNQTRVKVVKNKVAPPFKVVEFDIMYGEGISKTGELLDLGVKAGVVEKSGAWFSANGERIGQGRENAKQFLRDNPDVADAIERAVRQHAGIIAEDMMTGGGEDDAPGADGLFADD from the coding sequence ATGGACAAGCAGAAGGCGCTGGAGGCGGCGCTGACGCAGATCGACCGGGCCTTCGGCAAGGGCTCGGTGATGCGGCTCGGCTCCAAGGAAGGCGTGGTCGAGATCGACGTGGTCTCGACCGGCTCGCTCGGCCTCGACATCGCGCTCGGCATCGGCGGCCTGCCGCGCGGCCGGGTGATCGAGATCTACGGGCCGGAGAGCTCCGGCAAGACCACGCTGGCGCTGCACGTGATCGCCGAGGCGCAGAAGAAGGGCGGCACCTGCGCCTTCATCGACGCCGAACACGCGCTCGACCCGTCCTATGCCCGCAAGCTCGGCGTCGATCTCGACGACCTGCTGATCTCGCAGCCCGACGCCGGCGAGCAGGCGCTGGAGATCGCCGACACGCTGGTGCGCTCCGGCGCGATCGACGTGCTGGTGGTGGACTCGGTCGCGGCCCTGGTGCCGCGGGCCGAGCTCGAGGGCGAGATGGGCGACGTGCAGCCCGGCATGCAGGCGCGGCTGATGAGCCAGGCGCTGCGCAAGCTGACCGGCTCGATCGCGCGCTCCAACTGCATGGTCATCTTCATCAACCAGATCCGGCTGAAGATCGGCGTGATGTTCGGCAACCCGGAGACCACCTCGGGCGGCAACGCGCTGAAGTTCTACGCCTCGGTCCGGCTCGACATCCGCCGCATCGGCGCGATCAAGGACAAGGACGAGGTCGTCGGCAACCAGACCCGGGTCAAGGTGGTGAAGAACAAGGTCGCGCCGCCGTTCAAGGTGGTCGAGTTCGACATCATGTATGGCGAGGGCATCTCCAAGACCGGCGAGCTGCTCGACCTCGGCGTCAAGGCCGGCGTGGTCGAGAAGTCGGGCGCCTGGTTCTCCGCCAATGGCGAGCGCATCGGCCAGGGCCGCGAGAACGCCAAGCAGTTCCTGCGCGACAACCCGGACGTCGCCGACGCGATCGAGCGGGCGGTGCGCCAGCACGCCGGCATCATTGCCGAGGACATGATGACCGGCGGCGGCGAGGACGACGCTCCCGGCGCCGACGGCCTGTTCGCCGACGACTGA